Proteins from a single region of Drosophila biarmipes strain raj3 chromosome 3R, RU_DBia_V1.1, whole genome shotgun sequence:
- the LOC108026464 gene encoding 28S ribosomal protein S24, mitochondrial: MNFLKKLVPQVAAEVQQLSRSSIHTSSVCCRVQSGRYRITTKRNRPLTYEMANPPHFIGHRKSWNSWNTSTLKDALRPSQTAIEDVFIRKFVTGTWHALVCSEIIIKRQHNTIRIAALIRQAITPRKMYFLIGYTEELLSYWMQCPVTLELQTVGDKKDVVFKYI, encoded by the exons ATGAACTTTTTGAAAAAG CTGGTGCCCCAGGTGGCGGCCGAGGTGCAGCAACTCAGCCGGTCGAGCATCCACACCAGCTCCGTATGCTGTCGCGTGCAGTCCGGACGATACCGCATAACCACAAAGCGGAACAGGCCGCTCACCTACGAGATGGCCAATCCTCCGCATTTCATTGGCCACCGCAAGTCCTGGAACTCGTGGAACACAT CCACGCTGAAGGATGCCCTGCGTCCGTCGCAGACTGCCATCGAGGATGTGTTTATTCGAAAGTTCGTCACCGGCACCTGGCACGCCCTCGTCTGCTCCGAGATCATCATCAAGCGGCAGCACAACACCATTAGGATTGCGGCCCTCATCCGACAGGCGATCACCCCCCGCAAAATGTACTTCCTTATTGGGTACACGGAGGAGCTGCTCTCCTACTGGATGCAGTGCCCCGTGACGCTGGAACTGCAGACGGTGGGTGACAAGAAGGACGTGGTCTTCAAATACATTTAG